The Sebastes fasciatus isolate fSebFas1 chromosome 22, fSebFas1.pri, whole genome shotgun sequence genome includes the window ataattagtttagaaatgatatattgtatcatagcagataagagacgataacaattacattctgattacattagtaaactattaacagtttattgttgtacacattataacattttatatactatattaagtatttgttagtgattaccaaatgatttgtaaacctttaagaaattatttgtaaaacatctataaacattacatagatagatggaccagaaaccaattattaaccattaacaaagtattaattatctaaataatgtttatagatgctttacaaagtatttattaaccatttaacaaggtgtAGAAATATCTAGCtatgtaatatttattgttgttttgttgtgttttaataatttcttctatatatatatatatatatatatatatataatttatataaatatagtatatcaaatgttacaatgtgtgcaacaataaactgttaaaataacataaattatagcattactaataattagtaaacattattaattatcatttcattgtttgtaaacagtaaaataattattaactaagtttaattaactattaatttaCCATTAAAAGTGGCGTGCTAACTTTTGAACTTTTACCTCTAGTTCGGCCTACCAGTGAACGCCTGGACAGTCTGGTTGATCGGCCACAGCTCTCAGTCCATCAAAGCCTCGGAGGTAAACACTGTTACCAGCTAACGTTCAGATTGGCAGCTCAAATTTCTATGTATATTTCTTATACAATAATAGCAATTAATTCCTTTAAAGAGCAGCttcagttcgtgaaatagtcacaaaatttaatctatttgattcgtgtacatagacatttattttcctttttttcgaGACGCTcaacacgactttcaacaacggagttttcatgcttttttgcaatgaatgttcagcaacacatgacgcacatgtcaatttgtcttttcaaaataaaactacttagttaggtttaggaaaagatggtggtttgggttaaaataactccagaagtgctgtaacttacgTACGGATGTTAcatgaaaaaagaaatcaacgttgacttctggcctcacacggggcaccaatagtggcctcctggtgaaagtcctgAGTTTTTCGACCCACCcttccaccccgacctcctccgtatgtggcgtttgccgctctttatatttcctggtttgcAATTACGTGGATTTTATACAAAATGATTTCGTggtgaccatcacgaaaaaaaaagtgcatttcaTGTCTTGTActtgaatcaatacattaaatttcgtgactatttcatgaactgctgtgcgactgggctgcagTACACTATGAGTATTAACAACTTTAGTTTTATAACACTACAGAGCTCCGGAGGACATTATTAGTTCTTAAAGATATCTTGTTCGCCTTAAAACGCCCTAAAGTTTAGTTTCCGAACATCAACAGCAATGATAAGATGTAAACAATAATGATATACaatgttttttgtctgttgttttgtaGGTGTTTACTCTGAACCTGGCGTTACTGGAGTGTGTCTACATCTTGCTCTCGTTCCTGCGACCGCTCAACTACTACTTCATCAAAAGTACCTCTCTGAATACGTTCACCCTCTTCTTCTATGGTCTGCTCAGCGCAGGTAAACACTTCCTCTGTAGAGTTTGAGTTTTTCCAACAGTCGTTAAAACCTCCAAAGCCCGATGGACCCGGTACCGGGTCGAAGCGGGTCATACGTATTTTTACCATTCAAAAGAGACCAGATATATGCATATAGGCCTTTTGGTTGAGGAGTTGGTCctgatttgtttattttcagAGGGAAAGGACTAGAAGGAATAATATTGACTTGACTGTGTTTCCCTCCGCAGGACGACCTCTGTttcaggcgtgtgtgtgtgtggagcggTACCTGGGAGTAGTTCATCCTGTCACCTACCTGAGGTCTGACATACAATAAACACTCGTTCACTGACTGTACGAGGGCTCCTCCACTAATCTCTCCTCCCATGTGTCTCTCAGACGCAGCTCCGTGCGGACTCGTCTCTTTGCCCTCCCTCTGGTTTGGACTTTGACTTTCTTCTTCTGCGTTTGTAACATCTTGAAGTTTGTCTTCGCCTTCCCgatcctcttcctgctgctgttgctgctgcagggTTTCTGCTGCGTCCGCATCCTGCAGGTCAGTCCGGAGAAACCACATCACTGCTGCGTGAAAGCTGCTGTTTCACACGTTGAACTTCACCAACACTCGAGACCTTTTAAAAGTTTAGAAGTGTTAAAATTCAGAATGTCAATCAACATCAGACATTCATACATATTTTCATATTCCGTTGCTTATCTCAACATAAAAACTGGAATGACCTTTTTTTAATAGACTGaacaattgataaaaaatatgattatcGCCCAACCCCTTAACTCACCGACGGCCCGGCCGCTATTTTGTCTTCAgcggttgtagcgggctccctttttaaagctagagtgaagatactgggatcatatgaaactagaaaacctaaagaatccattggtaccaactatgtcatactagctataTGTATAAGCAATATGTGTACttcatactgtatctgtgtgtcaATTTATGTCTCTGATTCGCCAATATGCTGATGACATACCCCTAATACTCGGGAAtatcgctaaataacgctatgaagttgtgctaaattttggtcaatgtacattttgaacagataaaaaaatttgcaattaattactATTAACTATGAGccctaatatataaatataaacacttGAAAACTACATATACTTACATAGTATGAATTCATTCAGGTTCTGCGTCAGCCCGGTCCAGGTGATGGCAGCAAACAGGACGTTGATCCAGCCAAGAAAAAGGCCTTCGTCACAGTTCTGGTCATACAGGTAAATGAACaactattatacagtatatattcttGGGAATTATTCATATCTCTGTCAACACAGACCTCCGGTCTTCAAGTTCAGTGTGTTTgcaggtgatgatggtgttgaacTACCTGCCGGTGGTGCTGGCGGTGCCACTGAGAGGTCGGCTGTCCCGGCACGTTTACCTGTGTCAGCTGTTTCctgcttctctctccttctctgtgtTCGGCAGCTTCGTCCAGCCCCTCATGTACCTGCTGAGGAGGGGGAAGTCACCCACCCCGTAGACAGTCATTTGATCTGTTTAGTCTCAACATCTTGATATGTAATCTACAGAAGCTAAAACACATTGATATTAAGTGATATTATAATCAGAACATTCTGTTGGAACAACACCAGCTCTTGGaaaatttaaatgaataaagatatTTATAACTACAGTGGTTTGGCATCATGCAAACAAGCTGCCTATTTCCCTCCCACCAAGACAAAACCAACACAAACACCGACAGTCGGTCATCATCACCAGGACACCCGTTCACACCAGACAACTTACTGCTGGACATTAATAGATACCTGAAATAAATACTGCGCACCAGGTGGGTCTGTTTTACTTTCTTTAAAATGGATTAATAACATTTAGATTAAGGCGACGGAACATTTGGATTTACAGAATACAGAAAAACGACTACGATGAATTAGGTCAACTATATTTCAATTTCATGTTTAGCTTAacggagaaaagaaaaactaaacttaaAGTCAGACAAGTTGTGTTCACTGTGCAGATATTAGCAGGTTTTTACATATCAAATAATTTTTTCTGAGAGTATTATATATCCGTTTTTCTTTTCTGGTGTATGCACATCAATATACAAGATTAGTTCCAAGGATTAACAGTCTTTAAATTgatattgacagccctattagatagatattagagctgtcaattgattaaaatatttaagggcaattaatcacataattgtccatagttaattgcgattaattgcaaataaaaaaaaaaaaaaataataaaaaaaaattctctgttcaaaacgtactttaaagggagatttgtcaacaaCGACATTTTatatgtgtaactttagcccattgctagcgttagcctccagtctttcctttgtttagcgtccagctaacaccgtgacgtcatTGTGACGTCGGCACTAAAACCAACTGCCCTCAGGCCACTGTTGtagaattgattttttaattgcatgattctGAGGTCTTGATATCTCCTCTTCAGGCTTTCATCCATCAAACATGTCAGTCAACTCTTCCTCCAACGCCTCCCTGCGATCTCACCGCTGCTCCTCAAACTCCTTAATCTATCCCAACATCTTTCACTGCGCTGAGAGCAACGTTAGCTCCTCCATCTTCATCTCCTTCACCTTcaccaacctcctcctcctcctcccgctcTACATCCTCATCCTCTGGATGGGGTTCCGACGATGGAGGCGCCGGGGCTCCGTTACCGTGGGAACAACGAGCCACTCGGATGTCATCACCTACCACATGGTCACTTTAGAGGTGATGGGCGTGTTGGGAACGGTCTTCTACTGCGTCGCCATCTTCACATGTAGTTTGGAAATGATGTCGGTTGGGTATTTTTTGTTTATCATCACGTACCCCGGACAGACTTTCTTTCACTGCCTGACCTGCATGGAGCGTTACCTGGCCGTCGCTCACCCCATCACCTACCTGAGCTTGAGGAAGGCCGGCGGGGTGAAGGTCAGGAACATCGGCGTTGGTTGTGTTTGGCTGCTGTGCGTTGGAGTGACAGGTCTAACAGTCCTTTACTTCCCTTACTTCCCCATCGTTCTCATTTCTGTCACGTTATCCCTCAGCTTAATCGTTGTCTCTTTCTGCAGCATTTCTGCTCTCCGCGTTCTGATTCGCCTCGGGCTGGGGAAGGTGGGCGGGGACAGAGTTGACCAATCAAAGCAGAGGGCCTTCCACACCATCATGGCCATAATGGGAACACTGATGTTGAGGTTCTGTGGGTTACTGATTAGCAATTTCATGTTCAACCTGCAGACAGGAATTGGAAGAAGTGGATGTGTGGGGGTAATGTTTTCATTCTGGCTCTGTCTGCCGAGCAGCCTCATTCTACCTCTGCTGTTCCTGCACAGAGCCGGAAAACTGGCGTGTTCtagatgacatatttttgtgctttggttaggtttaggcaacaaaactacttagttaggtttaggaaaagatctcggtttggcttaaaataactctgtaagtgctgtaacttaagtacggaagttacgtgacaaataaatcaacgttgacttcttgcttcacacggggcaccaatagtgtctcctggtgaaagtctggtgtttttcgacccatccatccactccTCCCTACATTGCTCCACTAGCTCACCTGTTCgctcacaccatcacacacattcgcccccgcttcaccactcacttcccaaaCACACTTTACACTCTGGCTCCGCTATTCGCCAAATGACCCTACGCTGCTCTTACAACATATGGCTCTGGCCATTATGTTGTTGTTCTACACATTCCTACATGAGGGCAGAAGATCAGATTTAACCAGGTGTTCATTGTTGCTTTTGCGAAAATGCGAAGACCTCCCAGTTCTGTATATTTTCCACATGTTCCAGACACACCTCTCTCAGCTATACATGTTCTGACAGGACAGCAACGTATGGCAGTCTGCGGAGAAACAGGAAACGGACACAGCTTCATCAAGTTGGAGAAAACAGACAACGGAAAAGGTTTGTCTCttttaatgtgcatttatatttatttctagtagtctaaataaatatctgatagTCAATGTGAAGCCTATTTCTATGAATAAATGCTCCTTTTTATGATCTAAAGGCGACCAACTAATGCTAATGACGTTAACTGATGGTGAGGTTTAATCGATGTTTTCAGACTTTGGTCTGTGAAAATTTGTAATTAATGAATTTATTGTAGTCTTCAGAGGCTGAGAGTTTAATATTcaatagttatttttataacagTAAAACTTTTGGAGGGTATTTCTTCATTGTGACTTTGTGACTAAATAATGGGCCtcatgaaaaaatattttagtacTTTTATCCGTAATATCTGTTCCAAGTTGTATTCACCAAAACGTCATCTGGTGATCACGTGTTTACAGACAAAGTAaatgcaaagaggcgaatagATGCAAATTCGCGCCAAAGGGACGCAAATTTAAAACAAGcgttttaaaagttgtctgtttgtcgtcatggtaacagacctgaaaaagcatgaattcacactttttactaatcagcatcattatgtagttgtTTCgtcatcattttgatccgtttattgattttaaatcacagcacaatctgtttagtTTGGGTTCATACGACTACGTAGCGATGTGTGACTGCTAGATACAGTCGGAGCAATaacactgtatgtgaatacagctcgccgccgggtgacgttatgaacccagacacgacggcgtttggtttcctgacatatctgggacttcaccaacatgtacaaagcagcaacagtggttatttcttccacggttgatggaggaaatggaggaaagagaagttgttggtatctaaaattcgcttcgctcttggtgtgaacgcaGCTTCAGTACGAGAAAACTGGTGAATGCTTCAAATTCCCCGTGAATCGCTCGTACGTGGATTAATTATCTGTTCTCATGAGTGGTTCCAACATGAGGCCCAGTAACTTCTGAGCATCACTGTTGGATGCATGGCCACCACCAGTTGCATGTTGTTCCATATTTTGCCTCCTTACTCTTCTCTCTTCCACAGGCCATGTCCGTCAACTCTTCATCCTCCCTCAATGCCACCTTTGCCCCTTTATTATACATGGAATGCCTGAAATACACGGGCAGCACTGCCATCTACATCACGTACACCTTCGccaacctcctcttcctcgtccctCTCTACATCCTCATCCTCTACATGGGTTTCCAACGATTGAGGCGTCAGCAGAAAACAAGCCACTCTGACCTCTTCACCTACCACATGGTCACGATGGAGGTTTTTTGTGTTCTCGGATCATTCGTCTATTGTTTGGGCTTTTTCACCCTCAGTGATATGCTGTTACATTTGGGGATGTATTTATACGGCGTTATTTTCCCTGGACAGACTGTGTTTCACCTCCTCACCTGTGTGGAACGCTACCTGGCGGTTGTTCACCCCGTCACCTACATACGCCTGCGAGAGACGGAAGGGGTCCGGATCAGAAACATCAGCATTTTGAGTGCTTGGCTGCTGTGCTTTGGATGGATGGGGATAACAAAACTGCAATTGCCTGGTTTTCCCACCACCCCATTAATCTGCTTGTTGGTCGTCTCGGTAGTTGTTATAtctttctgctgtttttctgttctCCGTGTTCTGACCCATCCAGGACCAGGGGAAGGGGGTCGGGACAAGGAGCGGGTCGACCAATCGAAGCAGAGAGCTTTCCACATCATCGTGGCCATAATGGGAGCTCTGCTGTTGAGGTTTGTCGGGCTTGTGCTCTGTTTTGGTTTGTCCAACTTGCAGTCGATTACTAGAGaggatttgtgtgtgttgctggaTTCAGGAATCTGTTTGACTGTGCCCAGCAGTCTGGTTCTGCCTCTGCTGTTTCTGCACAAGACGGGAAAACTGCCATGTTGTCGCCACAAAACTGAATCAGGATAAGAAGTCAAGTGTAAAAACGCAAAATCTTACAAAGTATATTTGTCTAATTACGAGTCAAAATATCTCATAACCCTTAATATAAGACATAATCACCTAACAAGTAACATTTCAGTGAGATATAATGGTAATGGTGTTAATGGTATTCACTTTGTCTGTAAGCTACCTAGTACAGGTACATTTAGgtaactgtatatttatatttaggttactgtatatttattgttaggttgttgtatgtttatatttaggttgtatgtttatatttgggTTGTTGTATGTTCATATTTGGgttgttgtatatttatatttgggTTGTTGCATGTTTATATTTGGGTagttgtatgtttatatttaggttgttgtatgtttatatttgggttgttatatatttaaatttaggttgttgtatgtttatatttaggttgtaaatttatatttgtgttgtatgtttatatttgggtttttgtatgtttatatttgggttgttgtttgtttatatttaggttgtatgtttatatttgggttgttgtatgtttatatttgggttgttgtatgtttatatttgggttgttgtatgtttatatttggattgttttatgtttatatttgggtagttgtatgtttatatttgggttgttgtatgtttatatttgggTTATTGCATATTTATGTTTGGGTtgttgtatgtttatatttacttttagtGATATatacttttgtgtgtttttgtttgattccTGTGAGTTCCTATAGACTAAGACTGTGACCTGACAAAggcatcatatacagtatgcacaaTTATGCTGATATATTGTTCaacaattaatttaaataaatagataaataaagacacTGGGTGATCTAATGGCCTTTTCATTCGCCACATCCTCACACCTGAGTTTCCGAAAGAATATTATCCTCCTATATCTTTGTCTTTATTATCACTTGCTGGTTCCAGAGACGATGAGCTGGCGGATGGAAAGAGAATTTCCCTGCAGAATGAGGAAACTGACCAAAACTAAAGGAATGATCGGAACATGCAAAGAACCCTCATTATCGGTCATCAGAATGTGCTCTGACAGGACACCTGTGGACAGGCGGCCGTCTGTGGAGCAGCAGGAGAAACAGTATTCAAATTAgtttgttaataataagccgaccacctcacggtaccgccggCTTTGAGccgtgatctgtttttaaagtcaggcgttggcggaggtctgcgctctccgagtgccattctagttattattatttaacggttttgctcattttaattattattattttttaatttttactgcTAATGCATGtttcttttatacttttagtTCATTCTGTTTACTGATGTCTGAGTCTGTTTTGTTTATGAGTTTAgtttatatgtttgtttgttcatgAACGCACACATTAAATCAAAGATGATGTATTCCATCATTTGCATGGCCCCTGGCTGCAGCAACCTTCTAGAAACACAACATTACTTCTGCTTTGCATTTGTTCCCATCTCTGTCCAGACCCATACATGAAACTGTCACAGGCAAACTAGGATTAGCTTGAGAGAGTTATTTAAAGCCTGGGCCGTCATGGGGACTGATAATGTCCGAGATGTCTTCACTTACCTGATCATGTTAGTTAGTTCTGTTGGTGAGCtccagcacacacaaacaagtcaAACTCCAAAAAGCAAACTGTAATGAGAATAAATATCAGATGTGAAATTCACAATTAATCAAACAGAAAGATGATGAACAATGACTGAGTGTATGTTTAATATCTCAGAGTGTAGCGATATGGTGTTtatcaataaacaacaacagtttGTACAGTTTTATAATCCTGATTATTTATTGAAAGAAATGTAACATAACAGGTCACATGATCTGACAGTGTTTTCATGGAGAGAATAGAAGTTATACATTATAATACAGGTACCTATGAACCCCAATGTATGCTTATTGGTTTTATAAATTGGCTTTATAACCATTAAGCGCAGCaaaaattcaatttaaaaatgtaaaatgtggaATGTAAAACCATCATGGTAACATCTCAGCAACCACATACTGTGGAAGACCTGACAAGACACTAGTTACCACGATGAACACCCTAGAAACCACTTTTAACATTCTAGTAACATCTGGCAACATTCTAGAACTACTGTGCAACACCCTAGCAACCACTGTGAACATCATAGCATCACCTCAAACATTCTAGAACTACTGTGTAACACCCTAGCAACGACTTTAAACTTCATAGCAACCACCTCAAACATTCTAGAACTGCTGGGCAACACCCTAGCAACGGCTGTAAACGTCATAGCAACCACCTCAAACATTCTAGTAACTAAACATGTGGCTGCATTCTATAGATTCAATGACTCAGTGTTTAGAACCAGGTAGTTTTCCTTTCCGGTTTAGAAACAGCAGTGGCAACACCAAACTGCTGGGCAGCGAGAACCAGACCGCTGACGTCATCACTGCACACCCGACACTTTTGCTCAGCAATGGTGAGACCTCGAGAGCGTTGCAAACCAGCATCCCTCCTAAGCACAGGAACAGCACTCCCGTTATGGTCACGATGGTGTGGAAAGCCCTCCGCTTCATTTGGTCAACCCGTTCCCCGCCCACCTCCCCCGGCCCCGGGCGCCACAGAGCACAGACAACAGAGAGGCTGCAAAAGCAGACCACCATTAAGGAAAAAGCCACAGAGCCGAAATACAGAGTCTTGGCAACCATGTCGTCGGTTAGAGCCACTAAACTCATCCGTACAACGCACAACATCCAAACACACCCGATGCTGATGTTTCTGATCCGGACCCCCCTCTTGTTCTTCAGAGCCAGATAGGTGATGGGGTGAACGACCGCCAGGTAGTGCTCCACACAGGTCAGGGTATGAAACTGTATTCTGACACACCAGGTGGTGGAGAAGATCTTTAAGCTGTACTTCATCATCTCTGGGAGATCAGCGTGTGCACCGACGCAGAAGAGGAAAGACCCCGAGACTGTGATCATCTCCATCGCTAACAGGTGGAAGGTGAAGAGGTCACAATGGCTGCTCGTTGCTGTGGAAACGGAGTGCTGCTGCTTCCACCGCCACTTTCCAACACCAAAACTcaatcaaaacttaaacaggaattaaaattccagtacatatagtttataaaatataaacataaacacaaactacaaTAATCACAACACAGCTGGGATTAATACATGATCCGATGATATAATATGCTCTAACACTACGATCAACTGTAATCTGATTTAGTTGAATATACCAATCCGATGCTCATCTTTACCCACTTTTATAACAACACGGTGGTTTTCCTGCCCTGTGTAGGTATAGCAGCGGTAACACCAGACTGAAGGGCAGATTAAACCACATTATCAAAGCCTTCACCACGCATACGACACTGGGACTCAGCAGCTGCGAGTCTTCCAGACCGGTGTAAACAATGACCCCTACGAACCACAACCACATCACTCCCGTTATCGCCACGATGGTGTGGAAAGCCCTCTGCTTTGATTGGTCGACCCGCTCCCTGTCCCTGCCCCCTTCCCCGGGCCCTGGACGAATCAGAACACGGAGAACAGAGAGGCTGCAGAAAGACACGACGACTAAAGAGAAGCTCAACTGGCAGAAAACTGAGGGGTTGGCTACGGTGGGATCGTACAGACTTATCACACTGCTCCACACAACGCTCAGCACCCAAACACAACCGATGCTGATGTTTCTGATCCGGACTCCCAGCGTCTTCCTTAACCGCAGGTAGGTGATGGGGTGAACGACAGCCAGGTATCGCTCCACACAGGTGAGGACGTGTAAGAAGTTCTCTCCAGTGTAATAGACGTTAAAAAGCCAGTACCTCGCCGTCACCAACTCTCGGAGGTCAGTGGAAAAGCTGCAAAAGAAGAAGACCGACCCCaagctccagatcagctccATGGCCGCCATGTGGTAGGTGACGATGTCGGCGTGGCTCGTCGTAGCGAAGGAGCGCTGCTGGCGCCATCGTTGGTAACCCAGATACAGGACgaggacggagagagggaggagcagGGAGGCTCTGGTGATGTGTAAGGCAGTGTCGATTAAAACAGTAGCTGTGGAGTCGTAGCATTGGAGTACTGAATGAAGGGAGGAGTTGGAGGGGGAAGAGGAGTTGACGGACATATCTACGGTATGTAGATGGAGGcctgaggaggagaagaagaactgTGCTGTAAAACAACCTCTGAAAAGTTGCCATCAAACAAAACCAGTGACACAACACCTCCTTCGGCAGCTGCATCAAAGAGTCGAGAACcaaagaggcgaaactctggtgcttttttaaagccgctgcggtagcgctgccgccattttggactgtaaacaccaatgagtctgtggccatggatgtataaagagacgtctgtaaatcagaggatagtATTTTTTAGgttaatcaacttcccagtagaaACAAttaaatagcccttatttaactcaatatgtcctaaaagttgtgatatcgggttctgccagcttcctgctagctgtaataatggatatattggctgtaattcatcactctTATTATCTtgtaatacacccatgggcatgtatgctgtaagcctgtattCAGGGGATATACTTGCTTTTCGGGtattttaaggacatttattactttttttcaaacttttttccagacatttctcagacatttttttctttttttaaaaaaaaaaattcagacaattttcagacattttttggattttttttttttactgtatttc containing:
- the LOC141761350 gene encoding hydroxycarboxylic acid receptor 3-like; translated protein: MVCIGGICPLIYLKTQSLVCPVRMNSSSSQNSSEETQWNPCPSSTHGIRLFFAVEAINLVFGLPVNAWTVWLIGHSSQSIKASEVFTLNLALLECVYILLSFLRPLNYYFIKSTSLNTFTLFFYGLLSAGRPLFQACVCVERYLGVVHPVTYLRRSSVRTRLFALPLVWTLTFFFCVCNILKFVFAFPILFLLLLLLQGFCCVRILQVLRQPGPGDGSKQDVDPAKKKAFVTVLVIQVMMVLNYLPVVLAVPLRGRLSRHVYLCQLFPASLSFSVFGSFVQPLMYLLRRGKSPTP